In Streptomyces nodosus, one DNA window encodes the following:
- a CDS encoding DUF6104 family protein, whose translation MHVTDQAIDELLDRRGKETVSLAWLADQPQYFVDLNPEFEIPTDRLATWLARLDDPDDE comes from the coding sequence ATGCACGTCACCGACCAGGCGATCGATGAACTCCTGGACCGTCGAGGCAAGGAAACCGTGAGCTTGGCTTGGCTCGCCGACCAGCCGCAGTACTTCGTCGACCTCAACCCGGAATTCGAGATCCCCACCGACCGCCTCGCCACCTGGCTGGCCCGACTCGACGACCCCGACGACGAATGA